The Thermocrinis ruber genome has a window encoding:
- the gnd gene encoding phosphogluconate dehydrogenase (NAD(+)-dependent, decarboxylating), which produces MAEIFFVGLGRMGKGLGKRLAQRGHKVGGYDPKEENRKIASQYFLTFDSLFKVKDFFEGRRVVWIMVPHSAVDDVLRQLEDLLEEGDIVIDGGNSYYKESQRRYNSLKAKGIHFLDVGVSGGVYGEELGYCLMVGGDKPAFDFVDPILKDLSYQGEGYAYLGRSGAGHFAKMVHNGIEYAMMQAIGEGFELLKESGFDYDLKEVARIYNTGSVIRSWLMELTQKSFEEFGTLEDIKPYVEDTGEGRWATLSAVELGVPMPVIALSLFMRFRSRQENSFRDRLLAVLRYQFGRHDIKKNE; this is translated from the coding sequence ATGGCGGAGATATTTTTTGTAGGACTTGGGAGGATGGGAAAGGGTTTAGGGAAGCGCTTAGCCCAAAGAGGGCATAAGGTGGGAGGCTACGACCCAAAGGAAGAAAACCGCAAGATTGCAAGCCAGTACTTTTTGACCTTTGACAGCCTTTTCAAGGTAAAGGACTTCTTTGAAGGCAGGAGGGTAGTTTGGATTATGGTTCCCCACTCTGCGGTGGATGATGTTTTAAGACAGCTTGAAGACCTTTTGGAAGAGGGAGACATAGTCATAGATGGTGGGAACTCTTACTACAAAGAATCCCAAAGGAGATATAATAGCCTTAAGGCTAAGGGAATACACTTTTTGGATGTGGGAGTGAGCGGTGGCGTTTATGGAGAGGAGCTTGGATACTGCCTGATGGTAGGAGGAGACAAGCCAGCCTTTGACTTTGTGGATCCAATCCTGAAGGATCTTTCCTACCAAGGAGAGGGTTATGCCTATTTGGGCAGGTCTGGTGCGGGACACTTTGCCAAGATGGTGCATAACGGCATAGAGTATGCTATGATGCAAGCCATAGGCGAGGGCTTTGAACTGTTGAAGGAGAGTGGATTTGACTACGACCTAAAGGAGGTGGCACGCATCTACAATACGGGCAGTGTGATAAGGTCTTGGCTTATGGAGCTAACCCAAAAGTCCTTTGAGGAATTTGGCACGCTGGAGGATATAAAGCCCTATGTGGAGGACACGGGCGAAGGAAGATGGGCCACCTTATCAGCAGTTGAGTTGGGAGTGCCGATGCCCGTTATAGCCCTTTCCCTTTTTATGCGTTTTAGGTCAAGGCAAGAAAACTCCTTCAGAGACAGGCTCTTGGCGGTGCTTAGGTATCAGTTTGGAAGGCATGATATAAAGAAAAATGAGTAA
- a CDS encoding EAL domain-containing protein, with amino-acid sequence MTRKYLTLLDLYKETFIPNTQCLKDILKKVFYFHERKGREFSLILVDIDNLRQINREKGYFVGNRVLLLVADTIGNSIRKSDIAGKYKSGSFLIILLETDKEGAKVVSERLAKRLADIQVEGCSVSATITLCSYPEDGELPEELLNFLEEQTAKAKGKNKPIITFESFRTQKTKEITVWDLISAIEEDRVVPAFQPILNLKKDSIEGYEVLMRIEDQGGYIPAMAFIDKIYELSLLTVFEEIIFDKAINAWFAGKVSEKLFFNMPSYFVHYLAKGKAKLEDFKKELTKAGIPAEDVVIEIPESKITATTEELVEVVSNIRALGFKVAVDDFGVENSSVERLLKTKPDIVKIDGFFLKEERNMLRWIVKGLKRLGYVVAMEHVEKAEDLELAKKLGADYAQGFYIGKPEVLA; translated from the coding sequence ATGACCCGTAAATATTTGACATTGCTTGACTTATACAAAGAGACCTTTATTCCAAATACCCAGTGTCTGAAAGATATCTTAAAAAAAGTCTTCTACTTTCACGAAAGAAAAGGTAGAGAGTTTTCCCTTATACTCGTTGATATTGACAATCTACGGCAGATAAACAGAGAAAAGGGCTACTTTGTGGGTAATAGGGTGCTTTTGCTTGTGGCGGATACAATAGGCAACAGCATAAGAAAGAGTGATATAGCAGGGAAGTATAAAAGTGGGAGTTTTCTCATAATACTTCTGGAAACGGACAAGGAGGGAGCAAAGGTAGTTTCGGAGAGGCTTGCAAAAAGGCTTGCGGATATACAAGTGGAGGGGTGTTCTGTAAGTGCAACCATTACTTTATGTAGCTATCCAGAGGATGGAGAATTGCCGGAAGAACTTTTAAACTTTTTGGAGGAACAAACTGCAAAGGCAAAGGGTAAAAATAAGCCGATAATAACATTTGAAAGCTTTAGAACACAAAAGACAAAGGAAATAACTGTATGGGATCTCATCTCTGCCATTGAGGAAGATAGGGTGGTGCCTGCCTTTCAACCAATTCTTAACCTTAAGAAGGATTCTATAGAAGGTTACGAGGTTTTAATGCGTATAGAAGATCAAGGTGGTTACATTCCTGCTATGGCTTTTATAGACAAGATTTACGAACTTTCCCTCTTAACGGTTTTTGAAGAAATAATCTTTGATAAAGCTATAAATGCTTGGTTTGCAGGGAAGGTTAGTGAGAAGCTATTCTTTAACATGCCTTCTTATTTTGTCCATTACTTGGCAAAGGGTAAGGCAAAGCTTGAGGACTTTAAAAAAGAGCTTACAAAAGCTGGCATTCCTGCAGAGGATGTGGTGATAGAGATTCCCGAGAGTAAAATCACAGCTACCACTGAGGAATTAGTAGAGGTGGTCAGTAACATAAGGGCTTTGGGTTTCAAGGTGGCGGTGGATGATTTTGGCGTTGAGAATTCATCCGTTGAAAGGTTGTTAAAAACAAAGCCCGATATTGTAAAAATAGATGGGTTCTTTTTAAAGGAGGAGAGAAACATGCTTAGGTGGATAGTAAAGGGTTTAAAGAGATTGGGTTACGTGGTGGCTATGGAGCATGTGGAAAAAGCAGAAGACCTTGAGCTTGCCAAAAAACTTGGAGCGGATTATGCTCAGGGCTTTTACATAGGCAAACCCGAGGTGTTGGCTTGA
- a CDS encoding radical SAM protein, which yields MHRSLLESLTVQRESPEYLQISMAAAMTLGLVPGQFYRNTKLSCINTLLTYPSGCHATCAYCGLQKAREVEYSKKNFIRVEWPTVALDEIIDRAEKVGHVERLCIAQITHPRAIRDTKEVLERVLRRLGDKIFVSLLINATGTTYQDILDYKKLGADTVTVAIDCATPEIFERLRGKPMNSPHKWETFWKVLEWACDVMGDGYAGCHLVVGLGETEQEMIETIQKVRDLGARTHLFSFWPEEGSMMEKEKPCPAPQYRRVQFARYLIDNQIARYEDMKFNENGQVIDFGIDKDTFEELFWSGRPFMTSGCRGKTTEVACNRPFGDSSPTDIRSYPFKPEKRDLERIRKQLFDYEMTTNYPDILNPSVFRYQ from the coding sequence ATGCACAGGAGCCTTTTGGAAAGCCTCACCGTTCAAAGAGAGAGCCCAGAATACCTTCAGATAAGCATGGCTGCGGCCATGACCTTAGGGCTTGTGCCCGGGCAGTTTTACAGAAACACTAAGCTCAGTTGCATAAACACCCTTTTGACCTATCCTTCTGGATGTCATGCTACATGTGCCTACTGTGGGCTTCAAAAGGCAAGGGAAGTGGAGTATTCAAAGAAGAACTTCATAAGGGTTGAGTGGCCTACAGTTGCCTTGGATGAGATCATAGACAGGGCAGAAAAGGTAGGACATGTGGAGAGGCTCTGTATAGCCCAGATAACCCACCCGAGGGCTATAAGGGACACCAAAGAGGTATTAGAAAGGGTTTTAAGGAGGCTTGGAGATAAGATATTTGTCTCTTTACTCATAAACGCCACGGGAACTACCTATCAGGATATACTGGATTATAAAAAGTTGGGTGCAGACACCGTTACCGTTGCCATAGACTGTGCGACGCCAGAGATCTTTGAAAGGTTGAGGGGCAAACCCATGAACAGCCCTCACAAATGGGAAACCTTCTGGAAGGTCTTAGAGTGGGCTTGTGATGTTATGGGTGATGGCTATGCAGGATGCCATCTGGTGGTGGGCTTGGGAGAAACAGAACAGGAGATGATAGAGACCATACAAAAGGTCAGGGATTTGGGAGCAAGGACGCACCTTTTCTCCTTCTGGCCAGAGGAAGGTTCTATGATGGAGAAGGAAAAGCCCTGCCCTGCACCTCAATATAGAAGGGTTCAGTTTGCAAGGTATTTAATAGACAACCAAATAGCCCGATACGAGGATATGAAGTTCAACGAAAATGGTCAGGTTATAGACTTTGGCATTGACAAAGACACCTTTGAGGAACTCTTTTGGAGCGGAAGACCCTTCATGACTTCCGGCTGTAGAGGAAAGACCACAGAGGTTGCCTGCAACAGACCCTTCGGAGACAGCTCCCCTACGGATATAAGGAGCTATCCCTTCAAGCCAGAAAAAAGAGATCTGGAGCGTATCAGAAAACAGCTCTTTGACTACGAGATGACCACCAACTATCCGGATATACTTAATCCTAGCGTCTTTAGGTACCAATGA
- a CDS encoding UbiX family flavin prenyltransferase, whose product MESIVLCITGASGSIYGLRLLEVLYEKGFQIDLIVSSAGALVLKEELELSVKDIQEKFPKVRFISEKAIGDRIASGSRLIKYKGVVVAPCSMSTLSCVANGINQNLIHRVCETALKERVPLVLLVREAPYSVIHIENMLRVARAGGIIIPASPAFYHKPKSVQEMVDFVVGKILDVLRIEHELFRRWKG is encoded by the coding sequence TTGGAAAGTATAGTCCTTTGCATCACCGGTGCCAGCGGGAGCATATACGGGCTCAGGCTTTTGGAGGTTCTGTACGAAAAGGGCTTTCAAATAGACCTCATAGTATCCAGTGCGGGTGCTTTGGTGCTAAAGGAAGAGCTTGAGCTCTCCGTTAAGGACATCCAAGAGAAGTTTCCAAAGGTAAGGTTCATTTCTGAAAAAGCTATAGGAGACAGAATAGCCAGCGGTTCTAGACTCATCAAATATAAAGGTGTGGTGGTGGCACCCTGTTCTATGAGCACTCTTTCCTGCGTTGCTAACGGTATAAATCAAAACCTTATCCACCGGGTCTGCGAAACAGCCCTCAAGGAGAGGGTGCCCCTTGTTCTGCTCGTAAGGGAGGCTCCCTACTCGGTCATCCACATAGAGAACATGCTACGGGTAGCAAGGGCGGGTGGCATAATCATCCCCGCAAGCCCTGCCTTCTATCATAAACCCAAAAGCGTGCAGGAAATGGTGGATTTTGTAGTAGGTAAGATATTGGATGTTCTAAGGATAGAACACGAGCTTTTCAGGAGGTGGAAAGGTTAA
- a CDS encoding FUN14 domain-containing protein: MNWENLLTDLGYAGFAGFVVGFAVKKLINLFLMFVGLYLLSLFWLQSKGIIEINWEQFWVLFKSLFQGVDTFVKGALKTVAFSSAFVGGFFLGFKAG, from the coding sequence ATGAACTGGGAAAACTTGCTCACAGACTTGGGTTATGCAGGCTTTGCGGGCTTTGTGGTAGGTTTTGCGGTAAAAAAACTCATAAACCTATTTCTCATGTTCGTCGGGCTATATCTTCTCTCCCTCTTTTGGCTTCAGAGCAAAGGAATAATTGAAATAAATTGGGAACAGTTCTGGGTGCTCTTTAAATCCCTCTTTCAGGGTGTTGACACCTTTGTAAAGGGTGCCCTAAAAACCGTGGCCTTTTCGTCAGCCTTTGTGGGTGGGTTTTTCTTGGGCTTTAAGGCGGGCTAA
- the hisA gene encoding 1-(5-phosphoribosyl)-5-[(5-phosphoribosylamino)methylideneamino]imidazole-4-carboxamide isomerase, with the protein MIPAIDLKEGRLVRLYRGQEDHAKVYSEKPEEVARFFEELGFSRLHVVDLDGALGGVPRNLQAIRNIRKVFSGTIQVGGGIRSMETLKILDEEGINLFVVGTVALKNPQLFEEMLTAFPGRLILSVDSKGGKVSVGGWKEESSYTPQDLAKVWDQKPIWGYLYTVVERDGTLEGVDPKPYEEFKRVSKKPLLASGGVASLEDLKKLYGLVEGVVVGKAIYEGKIDLRELK; encoded by the coding sequence TTGATCCCAGCCATTGACCTAAAGGAAGGGCGCTTGGTAAGGCTATACAGAGGACAAGAGGACCATGCAAAGGTCTATTCAGAAAAGCCAGAGGAGGTGGCAAGGTTTTTTGAAGAGCTCGGTTTTTCTCGGCTCCACGTTGTGGATTTGGACGGTGCCCTTGGGGGTGTGCCAAGGAACCTACAGGCAATAAGGAACATAAGAAAAGTTTTTTCTGGAACCATTCAGGTGGGTGGTGGAATAAGGTCTATGGAAACCCTGAAAATCCTTGACGAAGAAGGTATAAACCTTTTTGTAGTTGGCACGGTAGCCCTCAAGAACCCCCAGCTTTTTGAAGAGATGCTAACAGCCTTTCCCGGCAGGTTGATACTCTCGGTGGATAGCAAGGGAGGGAAGGTTTCCGTGGGCGGATGGAAGGAGGAGAGTTCCTATACACCTCAGGATTTGGCTAAGGTGTGGGACCAAAAGCCCATATGGGGCTATCTTTATACGGTGGTGGAAAGGGATGGTACCCTGGAGGGTGTGGACCCAAAGCCCTACGAGGAGTTCAAAAGGGTTTCAAAAAAACCACTCCTCGCCAGCGGTGGGGTGGCAAGCCTGGAGGATCTGAAAAAACTTTACGGTTTGGTGGAAGGAGTGGTGGTTGGAAAGGCAATCTACGAGGGCAAAATAGACTTGAGAGAACTAAAATAA